A section of the Cydia splendana chromosome 1, ilCydSple1.2, whole genome shotgun sequence genome encodes:
- the LOC134789606 gene encoding glutamate-gated chloride channel isoform X2 has product MDVSRPSCAAFFCLLLLCFTQFAECVNAKINFREKEKQILDQILGPGRYDARIRPSGINGTDGPAVVNINIFVRTITTISDIKMEYSVQLTFREQWLDERLKFNNLGGRLKYLTLTEANRVWMPDLFFSNEKEGHFHNIIMPNVYIRIFPNGNVLYSIRISLTLSCPMNLKLYPLDKQTCSLRMASYGWTTDDLVFLWKEGDPVQVVKNLHLPRFTLEKFLTDYCNSKTNTGEYSCLKVDLLFKREFSYYLIQIYIPCCMLVIVSWVSFWLDQGAVPARVSLGVTTLLTMATQTSGINASLPPVSYTKAIDVWTGVCLTFVFGALLEFALVNYASRSNKHRENLKKTRREMEAATANLDAASDLLDTDSNATFAMKPLRGGEPKMRQCEVHMNPARKNCCRLWMSKFPTRSKRIDVISRITFPLVFALFNLAYWSTYLFRDEDEEN; this is encoded by the exons ATGCGTGAACGCGAAGATAAACTTCAGGGAGAAGGAGAAACAGATCCTGGACCAGATCCTCGGGCCGGGGCGGTACGACGCGCGCATCCGGCCGTCCGGTATCAACGGGACTG ATGGACCCGCTGTCGTTAACATAAATATCTTCGTACGAACAATTACTACCATAAGCGACATAAAGATG GAATACTCCGTTCAGCTGACGTTCAGAGAACAATGGTTAGACGAACGGTTGAAATTCAACAACTTGGGCG GCCGGCTCAAATACCTAACCCTCACGGAGGCCAACCGTGTGTGGATGCCGGACCTGTTCTTCTCGAACGAGAAAGAGGGCCACTTCCACAACATCATCATGCCGAACGTCTACATCCGGATCTTCCCCAACGGCAACGTGCTGTACAGCATCCGAATCTCGCTGACTCTGTCGTGCCCCATGAATCTGAAGCTGTACCCGCTGGACAAGCAGACTTGCTCACTCAGGATGGCCAGTT ACGGCTGGACGACAGATGACCTGGTGTTCCTATGGAAGGAAGGTGACCCAGTGCAAGTCGTCAAGAACCTACACCTACCGCGCTTCACGCTCGAGAAGTTCCTCACTGATTACTGCAACAGCAAGACTAATACTG GTGAATACAGTTGCCTGAAGGTAGACTTGCTGTTCAAGCGCGAGTTCAGTTACTACCTGATCCAGATCTATATCCCCTGCTGTATGCTGGTCATCGTGTCCTGGGTGTCCTTCTGGCTAGACCAGGGCGCGGTCCCAGCCAGGGTGTCGCTAG GAGTAACAACGCTCCTGACGATGGCCACCCAGACGTCAGGCATCAACGCGTCCCTGCCGCCCGTCTCCTACACCAAGGCCATCGACGTCTGGACCGGCGTCTGTCTGACATTCGTCTTCGGAGCGTTACTGGAGTTCGCTCTGGTCAACTATGCGTCTCGCTCCAACAAGCACAG AGAGAACCTGAAGAAGACGCGCAGGGAGATGGAGGCGGCCACAGCGAACCTGGACGCCGCCTCGGACCTGCTGGACACAGACAGCAACGCCACCTTCGCGATG AAACCGCTGCGCGGCGGCGAACCGAAGATGCGGCAGTGCGAGGTCCACATGAACCCCGCGCGCAAGAACTGCTGTCGCCTGTGGATGTCCAAGTTCCCCACCCGCTCTAAGAGGATAGACGTCATCTCAAGGATCACCTTCCCGCTGGTCTTCGCCCTCTTCAACCTGGCCTACTG GTCAACTTACTTATTCCGCGACGAGGACGAAGAGAACTGA
- the LOC134789606 gene encoding glutamate-gated chloride channel isoform X1, producing the protein MDVSRPSCAAFFCLLLLCFTQFAECVNAKINFREKEKQILDQILGPGRYDARIRPSGINGTGEAPTLVRVNLYLRSISKIDDYKMEYSVQLTFREQWLDERLKFNNLGGRLKYLTLTEANRVWMPDLFFSNEKEGHFHNIIMPNVYIRIFPNGNVLYSIRISLTLSCPMNLKLYPLDKQTCSLRMASYGWTTDDLVFLWKEGDPVQVVKNLHLPRFTLEKFLTDYCNSKTNTGEYSCLKVDLLFKREFSYYLIQIYIPCCMLVIVSWVSFWLDQGAVPARVSLGVTTLLTMATQTSGINASLPPVSYTKAIDVWTGVCLTFVFGALLEFALVNYASRSNKHRENLKKTRREMEAATANLDAASDLLDTDSNATFAMKPLRGGEPKMRQCEVHMNPARKNCCRLWMSKFPTRSKRIDVISRITFPLVFALFNLAYWSTYLFRDEDEEN; encoded by the exons ATGCGTGAACGCGAAGATAAACTTCAGGGAGAAGGAGAAACAGATCCTGGACCAGATCCTCGGGCCGGGGCGGTACGACGCGCGCATCCGGCCGTCCGGTATCAACGGGACTG GCGAAGCTCCCACGTTAGTGCGAGTCAACCTGTATCTCCGATCCATCAGCAAAATAGATGATTATAAAATG GAATACTCCGTTCAGCTGACGTTCAGAGAACAATGGTTAGACGAACGGTTGAAATTCAACAACTTGGGCG GCCGGCTCAAATACCTAACCCTCACGGAGGCCAACCGTGTGTGGATGCCGGACCTGTTCTTCTCGAACGAGAAAGAGGGCCACTTCCACAACATCATCATGCCGAACGTCTACATCCGGATCTTCCCCAACGGCAACGTGCTGTACAGCATCCGAATCTCGCTGACTCTGTCGTGCCCCATGAATCTGAAGCTGTACCCGCTGGACAAGCAGACTTGCTCACTCAGGATGGCCAGTT ACGGCTGGACGACAGATGACCTGGTGTTCCTATGGAAGGAAGGTGACCCAGTGCAAGTCGTCAAGAACCTACACCTACCGCGCTTCACGCTCGAGAAGTTCCTCACTGATTACTGCAACAGCAAGACTAATACTG GTGAATACAGTTGCCTGAAGGTAGACTTGCTGTTCAAGCGCGAGTTCAGTTACTACCTGATCCAGATCTATATCCCCTGCTGTATGCTGGTCATCGTGTCCTGGGTGTCCTTCTGGCTAGACCAGGGCGCGGTCCCAGCCAGGGTGTCGCTAG GAGTAACAACGCTCCTGACGATGGCCACCCAGACGTCAGGCATCAACGCGTCCCTGCCGCCCGTCTCCTACACCAAGGCCATCGACGTCTGGACCGGCGTCTGTCTGACATTCGTCTTCGGAGCGTTACTGGAGTTCGCTCTGGTCAACTATGCGTCTCGCTCCAACAAGCACAG AGAGAACCTGAAGAAGACGCGCAGGGAGATGGAGGCGGCCACAGCGAACCTGGACGCCGCCTCGGACCTGCTGGACACAGACAGCAACGCCACCTTCGCGATG AAACCGCTGCGCGGCGGCGAACCGAAGATGCGGCAGTGCGAGGTCCACATGAACCCCGCGCGCAAGAACTGCTGTCGCCTGTGGATGTCCAAGTTCCCCACCCGCTCTAAGAGGATAGACGTCATCTCAAGGATCACCTTCCCGCTGGTCTTCGCCCTCTTCAACCTGGCCTACTG GTCAACTTACTTATTCCGCGACGAGGACGAAGAGAACTGA